Genomic segment of Sodalis-like secondary symbiont of Drepanosiphum platanoidis:
TCCTAAAGATTTTATATTTTTTAAAAAAATATATTTTTTAAATATATAAGATTTTTTTTTAAAATTGTTAAAATATTTATATTTAATATTTTTTTTAGATAAAAAATTATTAATAATATTATTATTTTTATTTAAAATAATATTTTTTATTTTATTTTTTTTTATTTCTTTATATAATATATTATATATATATTTTTTTAAAAAAAATTCTACTTGAGATATATTTCCTCCATTAGTTAAAACATAATATTTATTAAAATTAAAAATTTTCCATTTAATATAATAATCTATAATTATTTTTTTATTATCTAAAGTAATAAAATTATTTAATTTATCTTCTGTAGTTTGAATTCTTGAATCAATTTTTTTAATAAAATCTATAAATGGTATTTTTATATGTAAACCAGATTTATAAATTAATGGTTTAAATTTATGTTCTAAAGGTTTTCCAAAACGCAATATTATTCCACAATATCCTTCAGGTATTATAAAAATAAATGAATTAATTATAAAATATATAATTATAAAAATAGGTAATAAGAATTTTATCATTTTTTATATTTTTCTCTTTTATTTATTAAAATGATTTTTACTAAAAAATTATAAATAAATATTTTATTAAAATTAATTTAATTAAAAAATAAAATATTCTTATTTTTTTTATTACATATATTTTTTATAAAATTAATATTTAAATTTTTATTTAATAAAATTTTTGATGGAAGAATAAAAATATCATTTTTTAATGATTTATGAATAAATATTTTATTATTATTACTTAATATTTTTTCTATTGTATCAATATAAATTCTTTTTTTTGTTAAATAAGGAAATTTGTTATATTCTGGTAAAATTTTTATAAATTTTATAATTTCTATTTTTGCTTTTAATATTTCTTTTTTTTTATAATTTTTTACTTTTTCTAAAATATTTTTAGCTTTTTCTTTAGTTTTTATTTTTTCTTTATAAAAAATTTTTCTTACTTGATTTATGTATTTATTTTTTTTTTCAAATGAATTAATAGCTTTATTAAAAGATTTATTTATTTTTTTTGGAATATTTTTTTCTATAAAAAAAACATTAATAACAGAAATTCCCATATTATATGGTTTAATTATTTTTTTAATTTTGAATAAAATTTTATTTTGTATAATTATAGAATTTTTTTTTAAAATATTAAAAATATTATATTTTGCTAAAATACTTCTTATTGCACTATAAGAGGTATTTTTTAAACTTTTTTCTATATTTGCTACATTAAATAAATAATTTTTTAAATCATTAATGTA
This window contains:
- the hflC gene encoding protease modulator HflC; the protein is MIKFLLPIFIIIYFIINSFIFIIPEGYCGIILRFGKPLEHKFKPLIYKSGLHIKIPFIDFIKKIDSRIQTTEDKLNNFITLDNKKIIIDYYIKWKIFNFNKYYVLTNGGNISQVEFFLKKYIYNILYKEIKKNKIKNIILNKNNNIINNFLSKKNIKYKYFNNFKKKSYIFKKYIFLKNIKSLGIKIIDFRLKKIYFSDKESKIFYKKMNYRFKSIYKKNIYKGKKEYEKIKNSTYKNIKKILNEVEKKSILIRSKADLKISKIYSYALKKNPELFLFLKIIKVYKKSFLKKRNLIILKSEKNFLNLLN
- the hflK gene encoding FtsH protease activity modulator HflK encodes the protein MLFIKIIKNKYNFCKKKIFYKTFFKKNIKNFYKIIYIIIKNFFNKNKKNKFDKNKNKYFFKKILISIFLLWIISGFFIVKETEKAIILRLGKFYNINCSGLNWKITFIDTVIIANIKSLNTIKISDKILTYDKNLINIKVNIQYYINDLKNYLFNVANIEKSLKNTSYSAIRSILAKYNIFNILKKNSIIIQNKILFKIKKIIKPYNMGISVINVFFIEKNIPKKINKSFNKAINSFEKKNKYINQVRKIFYKEKIKTKEKAKNILEKVKNYKKKEILKAKIEIIKFIKILPEYNKFPYLTKKRIYIDTIEKILSNNNKIFIHKSLKNDIFILPSKILLNKNLNINFIKNICNKKNKNILFFN